From the genome of Labrus bergylta chromosome 12, fLabBer1.1, whole genome shotgun sequence, one region includes:
- the LOC109989170 gene encoding MYND-type zinc finger-containing chromatin reader ZMYND8 isoform X3, translating into MEKKKKKEQENINNPERLELFPFAGFSCVSLSVFYSSFSVLDQESLAEEEVKTESAVVEGMDASARSKVPDPAGSAERPGAPQKRRVASPTHSSNGHSPSDTSPSPLKKKKKPGAINSHNKDQDGRNDFYCWLCHREGQVLCCELCPRVYHAKCLKLPAEPEGDWFCPECEKITVAECIETQSKAMTMLTIDQLSYLLKFALQKIKQPGTEPFQKPVSLEQHPDYAEYIFHAMDLSTLEKNIKKKMYGCTEAFLADMKWILHNCIIYNGGNHKLTATAKVIVKICEHEMNEIEVCPECYLSSCQKRDNWFCEPCSPPHPLVWAKLKGFPFWPAKALREKDGQVDARFFGQHDRAWVPINNCYLMSKEIPFSVKKTKSIFNSAMQEMEVYVENIRKKFGVFNYAPFRTPFTPNNQLQMLLDPSNPSAGTVKTEKPDKLRFNFDITASPKMILGKSSTPSGMSRRVSMTDMPRSPMSTNSSVHTGSDGEQDMEKASRNPAFHYSTGEESMDCTASPVSGKMGAAGSVAGSPKPFNPGLASKQERTAGTGGILNLNLDRVKAEMDLKELSETVQQQQSQQQQGSSASLPTPKRPIRSLDKTIESCKAQLGIDEISEDVYKGVDHSDSEDSDKSDSSDSEYLSDEDLKPKSSTVDDKDRAERKRPRVSAEGENKEGITRTTDKATPEPLLKDKQASNGPGRDLQEKPRTPQAQTITDKPKAPEEGKAAATSAAEQDSDSERELVIDLGDEHGGRDAKRARREAGASAAKASKESNAVKLEGKLPSSAAAAAPSREVASNLKDSLQPAITAALNLVSTAASGQSTVATAGSGPSSSPSPAAPSLTTTSPATAAVKKQRPLLPKETAQAVQRAVVWNPTKFQTSSQKWHMQKVQRQQQNGEQSPVQSQAQGQTQTQSPQQQQSQQQNSSSSTRYQTRQAAKVQQKDPPQSTSTSTAAHVTSSSSSSYTSGDLPIPTGSADVAADIAKYTNKIMDSIKGTMTEIYNDLSKSTSGNTIAEIRRLRIEIEKLQWLHQQELSEMKHNLELTMAEMRQSLEQERERLVAEVKKQMESEKQQAVDETKKKQWCANCRKEAIFYCCWNTSYCDYPCQQAHWPEHMKSCTQSASASQQEPEAEPNSEPPVKSSGHSPPTQTLPSGAGSISDKNSSPTYKDKGKDSAGVTVT; encoded by the exons TCTGGCTGAGGAGGAGGTAAAGACAGAGTCTGCTGTGGTAGAGGGGATGGATGCATCTGCACGATCCAAAG TCCCTGATCCAGCAGGGTCAGCAGAACGACCAGGTGCACCACAAAAGAGAAGGGTTGCGAGCCCCACGCATTCCTCCAATGGACACTCTCCCTCGGACACCTCCCCCAGCCCTctcaagaaaaagaagaagcctGGGGCCATCAACAGCCACAACAAGGACCAG GACGGCAGGAACGACTTCTACTGCTGGTTGTGCCACCGAGAGGGCCAGGTGCTCTGCTGTGAGCTCTGCCCCAGGGTGTACCACGCCAAGTGCCTCAAACTACCAGCTGAGCCCGAGGGCGACTGGTTCTGTCCAGAGTGTGAG AAAATAACAGTTGCAGAATGCATTGAAACCCAGAGCAAGGCCATGACGATGCTGACAATAGATCAACTGTCCTACTTGCTCAAATTCGCACTCCAGAAGATTAAACAGCCTGGG ACTGAGCCTTTTCAGAAGCCGGTGTCTCTTGAACAGCATCCAGATTACGCAGAGTATATTTTCCACGCCATGGACCTGTCTACCTTAGAGAAG AATATCAAGAAGAAGATGTACGGATGCACAGAAGCCTTTCTTGCTGACATGAAATGGATCTTGCACAACTGCATCATCTATAATGGAG GTAATCACAAATTAACAGCCACTGCGAAGGTCATCGTAAAGATTTGTGAACACGAG ATGAATGAGATTGAAGTGTGTCCAGAGTGCTACCTGTCTTCATGCCAAAAAAGGGACAACTGGTTTTGTGAGCCATGT AGTCCACCCCACCCCCTGGTCTGGGCTAAGCTGAAGGGCTTTCCTTTCTGGCCGGCTAAAGCACTACGAGAAAAGGATGGGCAGGTAGACGCACGCTTCTTCGGGCAACACGACCG GGCCTGGGTCCCCATCAACAACTGCTACCTCATGTCCAAAGAGATCCCTTTCTCTGTGAAGAAGACTAAGAGCATTTTCAACAGTGCCATGCAAGAGATGGAAGTCTATGTGGAAAACATACGCAAGAAATTTGGGGTCTTCAACTATGCCCCCTTTCGCACCCCCTTCACACCCAACAACCAACTGCAGATGCTGCTGGACCCCTCCAACCCCAGTGCCGGGACAGTAAAGACAGAGAAACCAGATAAACTTCGCTTCAACTTCGATATAACCGCTTCTCCAAAAATGATCCTTGGCAAGAGTTCGACTCCCAGCGGCATGAGCCGGAGGGTCTCGATGACAGACATGCCGCGATCTCCCATGAGCACCAACTCCTCGGTTCACACGGGGTCTGACGGGGAGCAAGATATGGAAAAGGCCAGCAGGAACCCTGCTTTCCACTACAGCACTGGAGAGGAATCAATGGACTGTACTG CATCTCCGGTCTCAGGGAAGATGGGTGCTGCAGGCAGTGTGGCAGGAAGCCCGAAGCCCTTTAACCCTGGACTGGCGTCAAAGCAGGAAAGGACTGCAGGCACAGGCGGTATTCTGAATCTCAACCTGG ATCGGGTGAAGGCTGAGATGGATCTGAAGGAACTGAGTGAGAcagtgcaacaacaacaaagtcagCAACAACAGGGATCTTCGGCTTCCCTCCCAACCCCAAAGAGACCCATCAGAAGCCTGGACAAAACTATTGAGAGCTGCAAAGCACAGCTCG GGATAGATGAGATTTCTGAAGATGTGTACAAAGGTGTGGATCACAGTGACTCGGAGGACTCTGACAAATCAGATTCAAGTGACAGCGAGTATCTGAGCGACGAGGACCTCAAGCCAAAGAGCTCCACAGTGGACGAcaaagacagagcagagagaaaaaggcCCAGAGTAAGCGCAGAGGGAGAGAATAAGGAGGGGATTACCAGAACAACAGATAAAGCCACCCCTGAACCCCTCCTCAAAGACAAGCAGGCTAGCAATGGCCCGGGTAGGGACCTACAGGAGAAGCCCAGAACCCCCCAGGCTCAGACCATCACTGACAAGCCCAAAGCCCCCGAGGAGGGAAAAGCTGCTGCTACATCAGCCGCTGAGCAAGACTCTGACTCTGAAAGAGAGCTGGTGATCGACCTGGGCGACGAACATGGAGGACGTGACGCAAAGAGGGCGAGGAGAGAGGCGGGGGCCTCTGCTGCCAAAGCTTCCAAAGAGTCGAATGCTGTCAAGTTGGAAG GTAAACTGCCCTCATCTGCTGCAGCAGCCGCACCATCACGGGAAGTAGCCTCTAACCTGAAAGACTCTTTACAACCTGCCATCACAGCAGCCCTCAACCTGGTGTCCACTGCAGCTTCTGGTCAGTCCACTGTCGCCACAGCTGGCAGTGGGCCCTCCAGTTCTCCCTCTCCTGCAGCCCCCTCCCTCACCACAACATCCCCAGCGACTGCAGCTGTGAAGAAACAGCGCCCTCTACTGCCTAAAGAGACAGCTCAGGCCGTGCAGAGGGCCGTGGTTTGGAATCCAACCAAATTTCAGACGTCCTCTCAAAAGTGGCACATGCAGAAGgtgcagaggcagcagcagaatGGGGAGCAGTCTCCAGTGCAATCCCAGGCCCAGGGTCAGACGCAGACACAAagcccacagcagcagcagtcacagCAGCAGAACTCCTCGTCAAGTACCCGCTATCAGACCAGACAAGCAGCCAAAG TGCAACAAAAGGACCCACCTCAGAGTACATCCACATCGACGGCTGCCCATGTCACATCTAGTAGCTCCTCTTCTTACACATCAGGCGACTTGCCGATCCCCACAGGCTCGGCAGACGTGGCTGCAGATATAGCCAAGTACACAAACAAA ATCATGGATTCAATAAAAGGGACAATGACTGAAATCTACAACGACCTTTCCAAAAGCACATCAGGAAACACAATCGCAGAG ATAAGACGTTTAAGGATAGAGATTGAAAAGCTCCAGTGGCTGCATCAGCAAGAACTGTCGGAGATGAAGCACAATCTCG AACTGACAATGGCAGAGATGAGACAAAGTCTGGAGCAGGAAAGAGAGCGGCTGGTGGCCGAGGTGAAAAAGCAGATGGAGTCAGAAAAGCAGCAAGCGGTGGACGAGACCAAAAAGAAACAGTGGTGTGCTAACTGCAGGAAGGAGGCCATCTTCTACTGCTGCTGGAATACAAGTTACTGTGACTACCCCTGCCAGCAGGCCCACTGGCCAGAGCACATGAAGTCCTGCACACAGTcag CCTCAGCTTCACAGCAGGAGCCAGAAGCAGAACCTAATTCGGAGCCTCCAGTCAAATCATCGGGACATTCTCCTCCGACCCAGACTCTGCCCTCAGGAGCAGGATCCATATCAGACAAAAACAGCTCTCCCACGTATAAGGACAAGGGCAAGGACAGTGCTGGTGTAACTGTTACCTAA
- the LOC109989170 gene encoding MYND-type zinc finger-containing chromatin reader ZMYND8 isoform X7: MHPQSLAEEEVKTESAVVEGMDASARSKVPDPAGSAERPGAPQKRRVASPTHSSNGHSPSDTSPSPLKKKKKPGAINSHNKDQDGRNDFYCWLCHREGQVLCCELCPRVYHAKCLKLPAEPEGDWFCPECEKITVAECIETQSKAMTMLTIDQLSYLLKFALQKIKQPGTEPFQKPVSLEQHPDYAEYIFHAMDLSTLEKNIKKKMYGCTEAFLADMKWILHNCIIYNGGNHKLTATAKVIVKICEHEMNEIEVCPECYLSSCQKRDNWFCEPCSPPHPLVWAKLKGFPFWPAKALREKDGQVDARFFGQHDRAWVPINNCYLMSKEIPFSVKKTKSIFNSAMQEMEVYVENIRKKFGVFNYAPFRTPFTPNNQLQMLLDPSNPSAGTVKTEKPDKLRFNFDITASPKMILGKSSTPSGMSRRVSMTDMPRSPMSTNSSVHTGSDGEQDMEKASRNPAFHYSTGEESMDCTASPVSGKMGAAGSVAGSPKPFNPGLASKQERTAGTGGILNLNLDRVKAEMDLKELSETVQQQQSQQQQGSSASLPTPKRPIRSLDKTIESCKAQLGIDEISEDVYKGVDHSDSEDSDKSDSSDSEYLSDEDLKPKSSTVDDKDRAERKRPRVSAEGENKEGITRTTDKATPEPLLKDKQASNGPGRDLQEKPRTPQAQTITDKPKAPEEGKAAATSAAEQDSDSERELVIDLGDEHGGRDAKRARREAGASAAKASKESNAVKLEGKLPSSAAAAAPSREVASNLKDSLQPAITAALNLVSTAASGQSTVATAGSGPSSSPSPAAPSLTTTSPATAAVKKQRPLLPKETAQAVQRAVVWNPTKFQTSSQKWHMQKVQRQQQNGEQSPVQSQAQGQTQTQSPQQQQSQQQNSSSSTRYQTRQAAKVQQKDPPQSTSTSTAAHVTSSSSSSYTSGDLPIPTGSADVAADIAKYTNKIMDSIKGTMTEIYNDLSKSTSGNTIAEIRRLRIEIEKLQWLHQQELSEMKHNLELTMAEMRQSLEQERERLVAEVKKQMESEKQQAVDETKKKQWCANCRKEAIFYCCWNTSYCDYPCQQAHWPEHMKSCTQSASASQQEPEAEPNSEPPVKSSGHSPPTQTLPSGAGSISDKNSSPTYKDKGKDSAGVTVT, from the exons TCTGGCTGAGGAGGAGGTAAAGACAGAGTCTGCTGTGGTAGAGGGGATGGATGCATCTGCACGATCCAAAG TCCCTGATCCAGCAGGGTCAGCAGAACGACCAGGTGCACCACAAAAGAGAAGGGTTGCGAGCCCCACGCATTCCTCCAATGGACACTCTCCCTCGGACACCTCCCCCAGCCCTctcaagaaaaagaagaagcctGGGGCCATCAACAGCCACAACAAGGACCAG GACGGCAGGAACGACTTCTACTGCTGGTTGTGCCACCGAGAGGGCCAGGTGCTCTGCTGTGAGCTCTGCCCCAGGGTGTACCACGCCAAGTGCCTCAAACTACCAGCTGAGCCCGAGGGCGACTGGTTCTGTCCAGAGTGTGAG AAAATAACAGTTGCAGAATGCATTGAAACCCAGAGCAAGGCCATGACGATGCTGACAATAGATCAACTGTCCTACTTGCTCAAATTCGCACTCCAGAAGATTAAACAGCCTGGG ACTGAGCCTTTTCAGAAGCCGGTGTCTCTTGAACAGCATCCAGATTACGCAGAGTATATTTTCCACGCCATGGACCTGTCTACCTTAGAGAAG AATATCAAGAAGAAGATGTACGGATGCACAGAAGCCTTTCTTGCTGACATGAAATGGATCTTGCACAACTGCATCATCTATAATGGAG GTAATCACAAATTAACAGCCACTGCGAAGGTCATCGTAAAGATTTGTGAACACGAG ATGAATGAGATTGAAGTGTGTCCAGAGTGCTACCTGTCTTCATGCCAAAAAAGGGACAACTGGTTTTGTGAGCCATGT AGTCCACCCCACCCCCTGGTCTGGGCTAAGCTGAAGGGCTTTCCTTTCTGGCCGGCTAAAGCACTACGAGAAAAGGATGGGCAGGTAGACGCACGCTTCTTCGGGCAACACGACCG GGCCTGGGTCCCCATCAACAACTGCTACCTCATGTCCAAAGAGATCCCTTTCTCTGTGAAGAAGACTAAGAGCATTTTCAACAGTGCCATGCAAGAGATGGAAGTCTATGTGGAAAACATACGCAAGAAATTTGGGGTCTTCAACTATGCCCCCTTTCGCACCCCCTTCACACCCAACAACCAACTGCAGATGCTGCTGGACCCCTCCAACCCCAGTGCCGGGACAGTAAAGACAGAGAAACCAGATAAACTTCGCTTCAACTTCGATATAACCGCTTCTCCAAAAATGATCCTTGGCAAGAGTTCGACTCCCAGCGGCATGAGCCGGAGGGTCTCGATGACAGACATGCCGCGATCTCCCATGAGCACCAACTCCTCGGTTCACACGGGGTCTGACGGGGAGCAAGATATGGAAAAGGCCAGCAGGAACCCTGCTTTCCACTACAGCACTGGAGAGGAATCAATGGACTGTACTG CATCTCCGGTCTCAGGGAAGATGGGTGCTGCAGGCAGTGTGGCAGGAAGCCCGAAGCCCTTTAACCCTGGACTGGCGTCAAAGCAGGAAAGGACTGCAGGCACAGGCGGTATTCTGAATCTCAACCTGG ATCGGGTGAAGGCTGAGATGGATCTGAAGGAACTGAGTGAGAcagtgcaacaacaacaaagtcagCAACAACAGGGATCTTCGGCTTCCCTCCCAACCCCAAAGAGACCCATCAGAAGCCTGGACAAAACTATTGAGAGCTGCAAAGCACAGCTCG GGATAGATGAGATTTCTGAAGATGTGTACAAAGGTGTGGATCACAGTGACTCGGAGGACTCTGACAAATCAGATTCAAGTGACAGCGAGTATCTGAGCGACGAGGACCTCAAGCCAAAGAGCTCCACAGTGGACGAcaaagacagagcagagagaaaaaggcCCAGAGTAAGCGCAGAGGGAGAGAATAAGGAGGGGATTACCAGAACAACAGATAAAGCCACCCCTGAACCCCTCCTCAAAGACAAGCAGGCTAGCAATGGCCCGGGTAGGGACCTACAGGAGAAGCCCAGAACCCCCCAGGCTCAGACCATCACTGACAAGCCCAAAGCCCCCGAGGAGGGAAAAGCTGCTGCTACATCAGCCGCTGAGCAAGACTCTGACTCTGAAAGAGAGCTGGTGATCGACCTGGGCGACGAACATGGAGGACGTGACGCAAAGAGGGCGAGGAGAGAGGCGGGGGCCTCTGCTGCCAAAGCTTCCAAAGAGTCGAATGCTGTCAAGTTGGAAG GTAAACTGCCCTCATCTGCTGCAGCAGCCGCACCATCACGGGAAGTAGCCTCTAACCTGAAAGACTCTTTACAACCTGCCATCACAGCAGCCCTCAACCTGGTGTCCACTGCAGCTTCTGGTCAGTCCACTGTCGCCACAGCTGGCAGTGGGCCCTCCAGTTCTCCCTCTCCTGCAGCCCCCTCCCTCACCACAACATCCCCAGCGACTGCAGCTGTGAAGAAACAGCGCCCTCTACTGCCTAAAGAGACAGCTCAGGCCGTGCAGAGGGCCGTGGTTTGGAATCCAACCAAATTTCAGACGTCCTCTCAAAAGTGGCACATGCAGAAGgtgcagaggcagcagcagaatGGGGAGCAGTCTCCAGTGCAATCCCAGGCCCAGGGTCAGACGCAGACACAAagcccacagcagcagcagtcacagCAGCAGAACTCCTCGTCAAGTACCCGCTATCAGACCAGACAAGCAGCCAAAG TGCAACAAAAGGACCCACCTCAGAGTACATCCACATCGACGGCTGCCCATGTCACATCTAGTAGCTCCTCTTCTTACACATCAGGCGACTTGCCGATCCCCACAGGCTCGGCAGACGTGGCTGCAGATATAGCCAAGTACACAAACAAA ATCATGGATTCAATAAAAGGGACAATGACTGAAATCTACAACGACCTTTCCAAAAGCACATCAGGAAACACAATCGCAGAG ATAAGACGTTTAAGGATAGAGATTGAAAAGCTCCAGTGGCTGCATCAGCAAGAACTGTCGGAGATGAAGCACAATCTCG AACTGACAATGGCAGAGATGAGACAAAGTCTGGAGCAGGAAAGAGAGCGGCTGGTGGCCGAGGTGAAAAAGCAGATGGAGTCAGAAAAGCAGCAAGCGGTGGACGAGACCAAAAAGAAACAGTGGTGTGCTAACTGCAGGAAGGAGGCCATCTTCTACTGCTGCTGGAATACAAGTTACTGTGACTACCCCTGCCAGCAGGCCCACTGGCCAGAGCACATGAAGTCCTGCACACAGTcag CCTCAGCTTCACAGCAGGAGCCAGAAGCAGAACCTAATTCGGAGCCTCCAGTCAAATCATCGGGACATTCTCCTCCGACCCAGACTCTGCCCTCAGGAGCAGGATCCATATCAGACAAAAACAGCTCTCCCACGTATAAGGACAAGGGCAAGGACAGTGCTGGTGTAACTGTTACCTAA
- the LOC109989170 gene encoding MYND-type zinc finger-containing chromatin reader ZMYND8 isoform X1 produces MEKKKKKEQENINNPERLELFPFAGFSCVSLSVFYSSFSVLDQESLAEEEVKTESAVVEGMDASARSKVPDPAGSAERPGAPQKRRVASPTHSSNGHSPSDTSPSPLKKKKKPGAINSHNKDQSELRHGPFYYMKQPALTTDPVDVVPQDGRNDFYCWLCHREGQVLCCELCPRVYHAKCLKLPAEPEGDWFCPECEKITVAECIETQSKAMTMLTIDQLSYLLKFALQKIKQPGTEPFQKPVSLEQHPDYAEYIFHAMDLSTLEKNIKKKMYGCTEAFLADMKWILHNCIIYNGGNHKLTATAKVIVKICEHEMNEIEVCPECYLSSCQKRDNWFCEPCSPPHPLVWAKLKGFPFWPAKALREKDGQVDARFFGQHDRAWVPINNCYLMSKEIPFSVKKTKSIFNSAMQEMEVYVENIRKKFGVFNYAPFRTPFTPNNQLQMLLDPSNPSAGTVKTEKPDKLRFNFDITASPKMILGKSSTPSGMSRRVSMTDMPRSPMSTNSSVHTGSDGEQDMEKASRNPAFHYSTGEESMDCTASPVSGKMGAAGSVAGSPKPFNPGLASKQERTAGTGGILNLNLDRVKAEMDLKELSETVQQQQSQQQQGSSASLPTPKRPIRSLDKTIESCKAQLGIDEISEDVYKGVDHSDSEDSDKSDSSDSEYLSDEDLKPKSSTVDDKDRAERKRPRVSAEGENKEGITRTTDKATPEPLLKDKQASNGPGRDLQEKPRTPQAQTITDKPKAPEEGKAAATSAAEQDSDSERELVIDLGDEHGGRDAKRARREAGASAAKASKESNAVKLEGKLPSSAAAAAPSREVASNLKDSLQPAITAALNLVSTAASGQSTVATAGSGPSSSPSPAAPSLTTTSPATAAVKKQRPLLPKETAQAVQRAVVWNPTKFQTSSQKWHMQKVQRQQQNGEQSPVQSQAQGQTQTQSPQQQQSQQQNSSSSTRYQTRQAAKVQQKDPPQSTSTSTAAHVTSSSSSSYTSGDLPIPTGSADVAADIAKYTNKIMDSIKGTMTEIYNDLSKSTSGNTIAEIRRLRIEIEKLQWLHQQELSEMKHNLELTMAEMRQSLEQERERLVAEVKKQMESEKQQAVDETKKKQWCANCRKEAIFYCCWNTSYCDYPCQQAHWPEHMKSCTQSASASQQEPEAEPNSEPPVKSSGHSPPTQTLPSGAGSISDKNSSPTYKDKGKDSAGVTVT; encoded by the exons TCTGGCTGAGGAGGAGGTAAAGACAGAGTCTGCTGTGGTAGAGGGGATGGATGCATCTGCACGATCCAAAG TCCCTGATCCAGCAGGGTCAGCAGAACGACCAGGTGCACCACAAAAGAGAAGGGTTGCGAGCCCCACGCATTCCTCCAATGGACACTCTCCCTCGGACACCTCCCCCAGCCCTctcaagaaaaagaagaagcctGGGGCCATCAACAGCCACAACAAGGACCAG TCAGAGCTAAGACATGGTCCCTTTTACTATATGAAGCAGCCAGCACTCACCACAGACCCTGTTGATGTTGTACCGCAGGACGGCAGGAACGACTTCTACTGCTGGTTGTGCCACCGAGAGGGCCAGGTGCTCTGCTGTGAGCTCTGCCCCAGGGTGTACCACGCCAAGTGCCTCAAACTACCAGCTGAGCCCGAGGGCGACTGGTTCTGTCCAGAGTGTGAG AAAATAACAGTTGCAGAATGCATTGAAACCCAGAGCAAGGCCATGACGATGCTGACAATAGATCAACTGTCCTACTTGCTCAAATTCGCACTCCAGAAGATTAAACAGCCTGGG ACTGAGCCTTTTCAGAAGCCGGTGTCTCTTGAACAGCATCCAGATTACGCAGAGTATATTTTCCACGCCATGGACCTGTCTACCTTAGAGAAG AATATCAAGAAGAAGATGTACGGATGCACAGAAGCCTTTCTTGCTGACATGAAATGGATCTTGCACAACTGCATCATCTATAATGGAG GTAATCACAAATTAACAGCCACTGCGAAGGTCATCGTAAAGATTTGTGAACACGAG ATGAATGAGATTGAAGTGTGTCCAGAGTGCTACCTGTCTTCATGCCAAAAAAGGGACAACTGGTTTTGTGAGCCATGT AGTCCACCCCACCCCCTGGTCTGGGCTAAGCTGAAGGGCTTTCCTTTCTGGCCGGCTAAAGCACTACGAGAAAAGGATGGGCAGGTAGACGCACGCTTCTTCGGGCAACACGACCG GGCCTGGGTCCCCATCAACAACTGCTACCTCATGTCCAAAGAGATCCCTTTCTCTGTGAAGAAGACTAAGAGCATTTTCAACAGTGCCATGCAAGAGATGGAAGTCTATGTGGAAAACATACGCAAGAAATTTGGGGTCTTCAACTATGCCCCCTTTCGCACCCCCTTCACACCCAACAACCAACTGCAGATGCTGCTGGACCCCTCCAACCCCAGTGCCGGGACAGTAAAGACAGAGAAACCAGATAAACTTCGCTTCAACTTCGATATAACCGCTTCTCCAAAAATGATCCTTGGCAAGAGTTCGACTCCCAGCGGCATGAGCCGGAGGGTCTCGATGACAGACATGCCGCGATCTCCCATGAGCACCAACTCCTCGGTTCACACGGGGTCTGACGGGGAGCAAGATATGGAAAAGGCCAGCAGGAACCCTGCTTTCCACTACAGCACTGGAGAGGAATCAATGGACTGTACTG CATCTCCGGTCTCAGGGAAGATGGGTGCTGCAGGCAGTGTGGCAGGAAGCCCGAAGCCCTTTAACCCTGGACTGGCGTCAAAGCAGGAAAGGACTGCAGGCACAGGCGGTATTCTGAATCTCAACCTGG ATCGGGTGAAGGCTGAGATGGATCTGAAGGAACTGAGTGAGAcagtgcaacaacaacaaagtcagCAACAACAGGGATCTTCGGCTTCCCTCCCAACCCCAAAGAGACCCATCAGAAGCCTGGACAAAACTATTGAGAGCTGCAAAGCACAGCTCG GGATAGATGAGATTTCTGAAGATGTGTACAAAGGTGTGGATCACAGTGACTCGGAGGACTCTGACAAATCAGATTCAAGTGACAGCGAGTATCTGAGCGACGAGGACCTCAAGCCAAAGAGCTCCACAGTGGACGAcaaagacagagcagagagaaaaaggcCCAGAGTAAGCGCAGAGGGAGAGAATAAGGAGGGGATTACCAGAACAACAGATAAAGCCACCCCTGAACCCCTCCTCAAAGACAAGCAGGCTAGCAATGGCCCGGGTAGGGACCTACAGGAGAAGCCCAGAACCCCCCAGGCTCAGACCATCACTGACAAGCCCAAAGCCCCCGAGGAGGGAAAAGCTGCTGCTACATCAGCCGCTGAGCAAGACTCTGACTCTGAAAGAGAGCTGGTGATCGACCTGGGCGACGAACATGGAGGACGTGACGCAAAGAGGGCGAGGAGAGAGGCGGGGGCCTCTGCTGCCAAAGCTTCCAAAGAGTCGAATGCTGTCAAGTTGGAAG GTAAACTGCCCTCATCTGCTGCAGCAGCCGCACCATCACGGGAAGTAGCCTCTAACCTGAAAGACTCTTTACAACCTGCCATCACAGCAGCCCTCAACCTGGTGTCCACTGCAGCTTCTGGTCAGTCCACTGTCGCCACAGCTGGCAGTGGGCCCTCCAGTTCTCCCTCTCCTGCAGCCCCCTCCCTCACCACAACATCCCCAGCGACTGCAGCTGTGAAGAAACAGCGCCCTCTACTGCCTAAAGAGACAGCTCAGGCCGTGCAGAGGGCCGTGGTTTGGAATCCAACCAAATTTCAGACGTCCTCTCAAAAGTGGCACATGCAGAAGgtgcagaggcagcagcagaatGGGGAGCAGTCTCCAGTGCAATCCCAGGCCCAGGGTCAGACGCAGACACAAagcccacagcagcagcagtcacagCAGCAGAACTCCTCGTCAAGTACCCGCTATCAGACCAGACAAGCAGCCAAAG TGCAACAAAAGGACCCACCTCAGAGTACATCCACATCGACGGCTGCCCATGTCACATCTAGTAGCTCCTCTTCTTACACATCAGGCGACTTGCCGATCCCCACAGGCTCGGCAGACGTGGCTGCAGATATAGCCAAGTACACAAACAAA ATCATGGATTCAATAAAAGGGACAATGACTGAAATCTACAACGACCTTTCCAAAAGCACATCAGGAAACACAATCGCAGAG ATAAGACGTTTAAGGATAGAGATTGAAAAGCTCCAGTGGCTGCATCAGCAAGAACTGTCGGAGATGAAGCACAATCTCG AACTGACAATGGCAGAGATGAGACAAAGTCTGGAGCAGGAAAGAGAGCGGCTGGTGGCCGAGGTGAAAAAGCAGATGGAGTCAGAAAAGCAGCAAGCGGTGGACGAGACCAAAAAGAAACAGTGGTGTGCTAACTGCAGGAAGGAGGCCATCTTCTACTGCTGCTGGAATACAAGTTACTGTGACTACCCCTGCCAGCAGGCCCACTGGCCAGAGCACATGAAGTCCTGCACACAGTcag CCTCAGCTTCACAGCAGGAGCCAGAAGCAGAACCTAATTCGGAGCCTCCAGTCAAATCATCGGGACATTCTCCTCCGACCCAGACTCTGCCCTCAGGAGCAGGATCCATATCAGACAAAAACAGCTCTCCCACGTATAAGGACAAGGGCAAGGACAGTGCTGGTGTAACTGTTACCTAA